The Streptomyces sp. NBC_00576 genome contains the following window.
CTTGTCGAGGTCCAGTTCACCCGCGCGCAGAGCAGGGGGCTGTGGGTCCCAGTCGGGATCCAGCAGCCCGAGTTCGATCTTCTGCCGCAGCACCCGGCGCACCGCGCGGTCGACCAGGTTTTCGTCCACCAGCCCCTGTTGTACGGCGTGGACGAGGGCGTCGCCGAAGCCGCGCTGGTCGGGCAGTTCCACGTCCATCCCGGCGCTCAGCGCGAGCGCGCCGGCGTCGCGCAGGTCGGCGGCCACCCGGTGGGCGCTCACCAGGAAGGGCAGGGACCAGTAGTCGGAGACGACGGTCCCCTCGAACCCCCACGCCTCACGCAGGACGTCGGTCAGCAGCCACCGGCTGGCGGCGGGCGCCTCGCCGTCGATCTCGGCGTACGAGTTCATCACCGAACCCACGCCGGCGGCGACGAGCCGTTCGAAGGGCGGCAGGATGACGTCGAACAGTTCGCGGCGGCCGGCGTGCACGGGGGCGTGGTTGCGGCCACCCATGGACGCGGAGTACCCGGCGAAGTGCTTGAGGGTGGCGTACACACCGGCGCTCTGCAACCCGGTGACGTACGCCTCGGCCACCTCACCCACCAGGTACGGGTCCTCGCCGTAGGTCTCCTCGCAGCGACCCCAGCGGTAGTCGCGGATCACGTCGACGACCGGGGCAAGCCCCTGGTGAACGCCGGCCTCGGCCATGTCGGCGCCGATCGCCTCGCCGACTCGGCGGATCAGTTCGGGGTCGAAGGTGGCGGCCATCGCCAGCGAGGTGGGGTAGATGGTGGCGCCGTAGGCGGTGAAGCCGGTCAGGCACTCGTCGTGCGCCATGGCCGGGATACCGAACCTGCTCTGTGCCACCACCTGCCGCTGGTGCTCGGCCAGGAGGCGGGCGTGCTCCAGAGCAGGGCGGGGCAGGGTCCCGTAGGGCCGGGTGAGCTGTCCCAGACCGTGCCGGGCGGTTTCGTCGAGGTCACCGACGCGGCCGAAGTGGTTGCTGCCCGGGGCCACTTCCGGGCCGTCGGCCTCGATGTCCTCCCAGGTGCTGCTGAGCTGGGCGACCTTCTCGGGGAGGGTGAGCCGGGCGAGGAGGGCCTCGGCCCGGTCGGGTGCCGATCGGGCGAGATCGGCCCAAGGCCGGTCGTCCTGTTCCTGGGGGATGCCGCCGTGGTCCGGCATGGTGGTCGTCATTCACGACTCCTCGGGGATGGCCGATGCGCGAGGGGGCGCGCGGGGTGTGCGTGGGCATGCCGACGGGACCGGGCGCGCTGCCCGGCCGTCGCGCGAAGCGAACCGCCCTACAAAGTGGGCTACTTGGAGAAACCGGCGGTGAGGCCGGCGACGAGCTGGCGGCGGGCGAGGGTGAACAGCGCGAGCATCGGCAGGGTGGAGAGCACCACCGCGGCCATCGTGGCCGGTACGTCGATGCCGAACTGCCCCCGGTAGAGGGTCAGCGCCAGTGGCAGCACCGCCTTGTCGCCGCTCTGGGTGAGGATGAGCGGGAAGAGGAAGCCGT
Protein-coding sequences here:
- a CDS encoding glycoside hydrolase family 3 N-terminal domain-containing protein, yielding MTTTMPDHGGIPQEQDDRPWADLARSAPDRAEALLARLTLPEKVAQLSSTWEDIEADGPEVAPGSNHFGRVGDLDETARHGLGQLTRPYGTLPRPALEHARLLAEHQRQVVAQSRFGIPAMAHDECLTGFTAYGATIYPTSLAMAATFDPELIRRVGEAIGADMAEAGVHQGLAPVVDVIRDYRWGRCEETYGEDPYLVGEVAEAYVTGLQSAGVYATLKHFAGYSASMGGRNHAPVHAGRRELFDVILPPFERLVAAGVGSVMNSYAEIDGEAPAASRWLLTDVLREAWGFEGTVVSDYWSLPFLVSAHRVAADLRDAGALALSAGMDVELPDQRGFGDALVHAVQQGLVDENLVDRAVRRVLRQKIELGLLDPDWDPQPPALRAGELDLDKPENRGLAYAVAQSSAVLLSNDGTLPLPSVGRIALIGPCADDVRTMFGCYSFPNHVLADRDDLGDGVEAASLRTALAEELPSVHWEFAQGCPIRDEDRSGIPAAVAACAGADLTVLVVGDKAGMFGIGTSGEGCDVEDLRLPGVQEELVEALLETGKPVVVVVSSGRPYALGRFAPAAAALVQVFLPGEEGGRALAQLLSGRANFSGKLPVQIPASPGGQPYTYLHPPLGDRQSFLSNLDPTPAFPFGHGLSYTTFETDLMTVDRDQVPTDGEFTVSARVRNTGAVAGAETVQLYAVDPVAQVTRPVRFLLGFAKVALAPGEQATIRFHVHTDRLAFTGLDGRRVVEPGEIVLHAGSSSLDTPAREVMQLVGVERDATVLRHHTVPVSVERE